In Nilaparvata lugens isolate BPH unplaced genomic scaffold, ASM1435652v1 scaffold3767, whole genome shotgun sequence, the sequence TGCTAATAACTAGAGCTGTTTGGCTGTGTAAGGAAGATGTTGTAATAGAAGAAACATCACAGGTAGATTCTCTGCCATGTCACTTTCTTctgtaatattatatattattatattaaaaagaGATATCTAGTTTATATATTGATATCATAttggtgcgtacagatatacgcgctgcgaacatgagcaattcacttccaatcagctgactatatctgtatttttacagaaacggtaagatacaaagcttggcatcagctgattaaaagtgaattgctcatttttgcggctcgtatatctgtacgcaccttattatatcatatagctcataccagtatatctgatggaatatcaactatttattcttgttgaaaatgataaatgatattttatcagtcaaagaatagtatatttcacacctagggccgaaaatgagacttttccggctcgaaatcggttttcaagtccaaggccgtaggccgaggactagaaaagattgatagccagaaaaacattttcgcccgtggtgcaaacgttttttttgccacacagaaaaatgaacaatatatatatgagaataattgttttttaagcacttccgaaagcaaaagtggaaggtcatagctctagcaaatctgaggtaatctgaatatcaggaaattgtccaagtatttttattttttattctgatttgtctaaataacctaaaatattatgttcaattatgtgggaggttgagtttatacttttttattctttcaaatgacaataagatgatattattataaatgttttaattattgaataataaactcaaataatgaaaagtcttagcacacttgaaattcagcggccggaaagaaacctgttcttacgtcagacgagagtcgtctgcaaacaatgtctttcagatctatgtagggtctggaaaacagctgctttctgtgcagtgtggcgaaaatatatttatcaattattcaatgatGAATTCTCtagattgagattgaatatattgttaattaattatatttcttcattgttgtaaaacgatctggcaacatatCGGAGGTAGAACAGGATAtttctatctgctttgtcgaatgatagacaaggatagcaacacctatgtttgccattataacgtggacctcactacagctaACTTACAAAGTATGTGCTATCACATATCAAGAGCTGACAACCTtatcaatattcaaatgtatttaataTCATGAACTGAATATATTCACttttttttttgtatgtttTGAAGTGTATACTATTTTTATGAACCAAATAGACCTAGGTCCTAATAAAAAACACCTAggaatcaaataaataaattacaagtaGCTTAGAAGTACACTTTTTCCATTGCCAAATGGCCAGAAGAAATGACAAACCGCAATGTGTCGGGTTGAGGTCTATTGCAAAAGAAAATACAAActtataatactagtagttctgtgaacagtagacctcgcgcaattCTCAACCACAGCCTCCTCCAATACTGTCCATCCGAGTAAATTTATTGTGTCCTGTCGTGTTGGCGTGATATCAGTGTGaaaacaactaatggctgtttgggttggtgTTTCGACATCTGTTGTAAGCAAcatactatcatcaaaagctaatttccttcgccaatattaccgtgaaaatcagtCTAGCCTATAGAATtgttcataataaatcagctatCGAGTGGATTATGAATTGCATGCAACGATGCATGCAATTGATGACTCAAAGAGTAAAATAGCATTTTCTCCCGACCTTTCTCTGTTTTCAATTCGGGCTGAACAGTTGCCAGTATGTTTTGGACGAAATAAGCTTCTGATTATAGTACTTGTTTACAACAGATGATTAGCATTGTCCATACActaacccaaacagccattagtcgtttcacaccgatatcacgccgacacgacaggacaggacagaatgaattattatgatggaCAGTATGGgcagaggagactgtggtttataactgcgcgaggtctactgttcacaaaactagtAGTACTAAAAACGTAGAATGTACTTATAATATTGAGTTTGTTGTAGCTGTCACATTTCGTGAGAGTCGAGAACGATCTGATTAGCATCAAGCCAATTGCCGCCGTCGAATTCTACGATGGTGTATTCGTGAGTGCCACCAGATACGTTGGCCAGAGATATGCTGtcaaaataaaagaaataaagTATTTACAGTCTACTTCCACAGATCTAAACAAATATGAAACAGCTCCAATGAATGTTGTCCAGTATGGTGAGTTGATATTTCTgggtgaaattattttcaaattttaaggctgtgcaaaggctaaaaatgaacttcttactggtgatatttttcaaagttttttgatttgtatattatgatcaagctatcaaaattaaaaagttttctcaggaaaacatcttttttcgatcattactttttgagatatgtgctccttaagtttaaatttttgggacagaacatttcaaattcggtaagaaataaatccattagaggatagattcttcatggtattgttgattgcataaaacaaaaattttctgaaaatataaatttttgagttattcaatttactaaaaatgaccaaaaataaatttcagtaaagttatttttggtaaattgaataactttatcaaaaatttatatttttagaaaatttttgttttattcaatcaacaataccatgaagaattcaccCTCTAAatatcatggatttatatctcaccgaatttgaaatgttctgtcccgaaaatttgAACTATAGGCGCACATATAAGTTATCataaagtaatgatcggaaaaaaatgttttcctgagaaaactttttaattttgttagctagattatatacaaatcgaaaaatatcaccagtaagaAGTTAATTtccagcctttgcacagctttaAGTACtagcaggacctcctaaataccgtACCTGCGCCTGTATGAAAATATAGGTAAAATGGCGCCGATATTTGGTGGAGTCTCAACTCAGCTGACCCTGATATTCTGTcatcagtttttagtatttagatGTAGTTAAGAGAAGTGGGTTTACAAAAAATGTCACAGGCTTTATAATATTTGCGAGTTttataattgatcaataaattactagtagttctgtgaacagcgtagacctcacgcagtattctcatccacaagtacctaattgaaactatagaccttatggaaatacagcaatagactggcttctccacacatctgtgtaatcacttgtcagctgatttatgatgaataattctatagtctgttttttactctaatattggcgtatgaaggaggctcctttttccttttatattatctttgaaatgcaaaatttccaacaaccttgtatatacgtcgacgcgcaataaaaaaaaggaacatacctgtcaaatttcatgaaaatctattaccgcgtttcgccgtaaatgtgcaacataataaacatttgaacatttaaacattaagagaaatgccaaaccgtcaacttgaatcttacacctcacttcgctcggtcaatcattctataattgattatttaagatgtaatagagattcaaattagttttttttagtATCCAAAGTGTTAGTGTTTCGTAAGTgttgaatgaattcaaattgTGAATAGTAGAGTTTTAAGAATACAAAATGTATAGTGAGTGTTGAATACCGTATTCGAAGTTTATTCAGTGTTCAAAGTGTTTTAATGAAcaagaattttataaaattcaaccgtagtttattttttgtttattatccGAAACTCAACATTTAGCTTTATACAAAAACATGCTACAATGAGTATGAACAGTTATTGAACATGCCTATAAATTGTGTTGTCCCTGGGTGTAAATCGAACTATCATAGAAAAACCCTCTTAGAGACAATATTTACTTTCCCCCAAAGATAAAGAGCTGAGCAAAAAGTGGACAAGGTTTATCCATAGGAAAGATTATAAAGTCACTAACAATTCGGATGTGTGTAACAATCATTTTAAAGCATCAGACATTATtaaagaagacaatttttgtATGATGATGGTTCTTATGTGACTGCTCCACGAAGAAAAGTAAAACTATGTGATCTTGTGATGGTGCCTTCCCtacaatttttccaattcaaagtCATCAGCCTTCTTACAACACAATTAAATCATGATTATGTAAAGGTATTAGGCAATATATTTCTAAACAATTACTGCaacatgaagaataataatcagttgCCCAAGCAAACAAAGTCACGAAAATTGAGAACATTGAATTTTTAGGCTAAAATGAAATACAGTAAGGATAATTATAAGCTATGTGCATGTGAATTCACATGCAAGAGAATGCACTTGAATGTGACTGATATAAATATGTccatgataataaataaagtcTAGTTACCCTGTCAAATAGTTACTTCTTTAATAAGAACCTTATTTAAattcttagaaataattttgaacagTAATGAGTTATTAGAGAGAGCTGAAACCTAGCTGATGGCAGTAAGTTAGTCAACCAACtgcggcggccatcttgtttgtatgctcaggtccggtatttaggaggtcctggtacTAGGGCCtacgtttcttcttcttcttcgtcttccactcactctcttcctctctctctacTCATATTTTGTTTGAAGGTACGTTGTGTTTATTTGAAtacttattttatataatactgttttatattatatttatttcatgctgttgtattctatttatttgttttttattctgcaAAGGGTCTATCGAGACCTAGCACgtcataataaaaatcaatcaatcactttctctctctatttatCTCATTATTCTCTCTCAGTATTCTATTCATTTACGGATCCCCTGCATTCTTCTGTAGCACCATGTCTCAAAATCAGAaattcttttctcttcttccacaCCCATCGTGATCGTCCAAGCTTCACTTCCACATGTTGCAAAGCTCCATACATGCGTTTCGAGCAAACGTTTCTTCACCTCttttattgaatcaatgatACACAATAATTTCTAGAATAATTTGGTGGAGGATCGACAGGCACAGCCCGAAACTGTTccttttgattcattaaaaatttttcagAAAGTAGTTCATGTTTTCTCCACTTGATAAAATTTTGTCCAATTTTCTGACCTCTAGACttaatatttcttcttcttacagACATGGAATTAATAGGCCTGTTCATACACACAATCAGCTATCTTCtgtataataagagagagtagggttgtgtttgttagCATTAAAGcttgtcaacttgtggattacataccggaaaaacgggaatgatttagatcttcaATTTTCGcaaataaattctaaaaatatcaatctcgtgcacctcagagctcaaatttcaattttccttctagatttttcagaattaatgttcaaatttcattcatgggacatgaatacataccatatgttaatatagaactataatctagagagactacctcctcgaaacagatggttaaagctggtaactgaattaataaccagtcaaattttgtcaggttggcattaagttgaggatGTTTCCAAACAAGATTcaagttctgtcactttattatcTTAGTGCCAAGTTGAAAGGAAAGTATTGGCTTATAcgcgtacgggataggaaaattatgtttgacgcatcatagtgtagaaattgtatttatttttcaactatttattGTAACTATTTTCGACAACACTGCAGTCTAATTCGAGTCATATCAATACAACTTTCCTACTGACAATATTCACTCCATTCCTTTACAATagtaattctatttttttaattcaataataattattttcagatgGGTTGATAGCATTTGAAAAAGCTCTGTTTCCCCCATATCAACCGGGTAAGTGAAGAAaggattttcataattattttattcaattatattatctgCTTACAATTGAAATTGGTTTCACCACAGAAAAAAAGTATAATATCCCGTGTGTTCTTTCCTCAGTGGCTTTACACATTGTTAGGATACACAATAGCACCCATGGGCGGCAGAGGGTATTTTTTCCGGGGAAATTTTTTGTTACAGACCGTGCTCTGAGATGGGTGAAAATTACAAGGATAATCTTCGAAAGTTGGAAATTTGTAGCGAAAAAAATGGGTAGCGAAAATTTATGGCGTGAAACAGAATATGCAAAATCCAAagtcatttttatattattatatatagcattaataaaaattattattggagtatcgatttattccattttcaaaacAGTACTAGATATATCccaaatagaattattttttgaaaatggaataacTTGCCCATAGATTCAAATTTTGAGAAACATTCCTCCATTcaataaacaatagaataaagcaatgtacctagaatacattgggcacatatatttacaatataatgtattctaggtacattgggttGAACCGTGAAGAATATACCCTCTAAATTTCAGGAATTTATCTGTAACAAAATTTGAAAGGATCTTTCACTAAATGTCATCTTTAGACGCTCATATATTATGTAAAAGGTGATCctcagaaattatattaattttgttagcTAGATAATATCCAGGATATTTGAATAAGCAACATATCTCGGTTCATCCTGAGATAGACCAGCTGTTGGTTTAAACCCCGAATGAAACATATTGTAATAAATGCCTCCATGTAATCGTAGATTAACGGTAGGACTTTTGCATTTTCAGTCTTCCACGCAAACTGCTGCACTATGATTTCAAACCCGTGCCAAAAAAATACGATGGTAAATGCAGGTATGATATACCTAAAAGAGGAGAAGCTAAGGATTTCAACCTACATAACAACTCTGGTCGAGCGTTTGCGATTGGTACTCAGCAAAAAGAAGAATTAATATTCCCGCCATCTGACTACTCTCCCTGCCCCAAGTGAGTAGCTCTAAACAGTAAtataactagtgaccccctgggttggagaactcactCGAGAACtgctgtattgtaatctttgaaacccgcaacgtttaaggctgtgcaaaggctgaaaataaactttctactcgtgatgtttttcgatgtttatatcatcaatctatcaaaatgaaaaagttttctcaggaaaacatttttttcgatcattactttttgagatatgagcgcctgaagtttgaatttttgggacagaacatttcaaatcggtaagatataaataaattcatgagatttagaggatatattcttcatggtattgttgatctagtaaaacaattttttttttttgacaatatcaatttttaagataagGATgaatttagttgagttatttttggtaaattgaagaactttttcaaaaatgatattttcagaaaatttttgttttactagatcaacaatagcatgaaaattcatcctctaaatctcatggatttatatcttaccgaatttgaaatgttctgtcccaaaagttcaaacttcaggcgctcatatatctcaaaaagtaatgatcggaaaaaaaatgtttacctgagaaaacgttttcatagcttgatgatataaaaatcgaaaaactttgaaaattatcatgagtagaaagtttattttaagcctttgcacagccttaattatACATAGTTGGTGAAAATCATGGACAGTAAAATAACTGAATAAATGATGATGAATTTTGTAAGGAATAATGCTAAACTAAATGCTGAGCTGATCTTTTATCTGTTCatttttgatatgtttatctTCCAATCTTTCCTATATTCTTTGATATGTTTATCTTTCCTGTTCATCTAATATCTGTAATCttaatttttccaaatataGATGTTTCACAATCAATCCTGGCACACCCTACCATAGTTTATACAGAACTGAAGTCATTGAAATTGTAGACAGTGGATTCGAGGCAATTATGAACGATGAGGAATTTTCGAAAGTGTTTGTCATAGCATCTAGGACAGTGCATGTCTGTTACCTCCCAAATGTAAGTACATTTCATCATTCTGCTATTCTATAGTGAGCCACTTTATAAGGACCAATGAACACGAaccgttttttcaggcgttttcatacgagtcggcagggcagaaggctctccgattggctgattatagTGACAGTCAGCATAGAGCTGACTCTCAGCATACCATAGGAGAAATATCAAGCAAGTTTCTAGGCGTCTACATAGACCACAAGTTAACATGGGAGCCTCATTGTAGAAATCTTTGTGGCAAGCTCTCAAAGTCTACTTACCTCATAAGATGTCTCAAGAGTCAACTCTCAAATGATTATTTGCGTATGGCATATTTCTGTTTGTTCTACAGTCCTCTGTCATATGGTATCCTACACTGGGCTGGAAGTAGTCATATTTCTGGTGTTTTTCTCCTCTAGAAAAAATCtagtgtggtacactcacacaactttccttgctcattgtaagcctcattctctaacgagaataatttagggggataacataatgatgattggcggcaacatatttgaaattatgataagactactgtatatgttcatatattataattattgttttcagggTACTTTTCCTTTGTGTCAATTGttaaattcgatgattttttatattgaaagtcgtcaaaacagctaatctgcagatgaaatatctcgactatgtgtactttttataaactgctctacctacctacctcatgcacgtgaaggaggctacaaagtccatttctcaaggatggggtggaccccattagtttcccaggaaaaagactcatgccgcTTGATAGAGCTTACAAATAACTATACTgggtatgaatttcaaaaaaatcggtcaagtcatatttgagaaaatcgtggaaaacatggttttttagttattatctgtcatttttctcaagaatattacggagctcctgaaatttcccagaaatgagactcatgtcagttgatagggcttataaatagcttgTAGTTCCGCGCATGTGCTGGttttagaaattcattgtaaGTGTAGCTCTgtttttttaatagtttttgaatagtttaGGTTCCAAGAGATTTTCAGTGATATTGCATAGCAATAGTGATGTTTTACTATTTGATTCGAGTGAATTCTTTGTgctctgagtagatttttgcccacaccttcttctactagaattcccagtgtcactctgggccggctagactcagtcggcgtctggggtgggccgcagcaggggacaggagtcttggtggggTGTCCGCCAACCACCCTCGTTTGAGTCGGGGGTTAAATAGGGCTTTGAGTACGTTAGAGAAATGTTTTCCTCTTTTAggtaagaggggccgtgcttccgcactgccaaacagggttgggcgTGGAGTGAGAGGAGTAGGTATGCTGTGGTGTCCGCAGTGAAGGAGGTCTCTGTGACGGGAATAACGTTCCCGATTGCCACAATGCGTCCTCTTGTGCGTCTTGGAACTATTTACTGGAGTCGGTCACCGGGTCACTATTCGCGGGAACCAGGTGTTTTCCGGGGGTCCGGATTGAACTCAGGGTCGTCaaaaggccttccctagcctttctcgaggtcctcttgcgattccggaGCGAATCGGAAAGCTGCGGGAGCCCGCGCACCGGGCTTCACCTCTGATCATCAAGTCCCAATTCAcaggcaccgggtgtcttccttgGGTCCGGATCGACCTCAGAGCTGTCGCGAAGGCTTTcgctagcctttctcgaggtcctcttgcgatcccagAGTGAATCGGCAAGCTGCAGGAGCCCGGGCACCGGACTTCTCTTCTGATCACTAAGTCCTAGTCCTCGGGCACTGGGTGTCTTCCTGGAGCCTGGATCGATCACGGAGATCTCgaaaaggctttccctagcctttctccAGGTCCTCTTGTGATTCCGGAGTgaaaaggctttccctagcctttctcgaggtcctcttgggATCCCAGAGTGAATCGGCAAGCTGCAGGAGCCAGCGCACCGGACTCCTCTTCTGATCACTAAGTCCTAGTCCTTGGGCACCGAGTGTCTTCCTGGGGCCCGGATCGATCTCagagttctcgcaaaggctttccctagcatTTCTCCAGGTCCTCTTGCAATTCCGGAGTGAATCGGCAAGCTGCGGGAGCCCACACACCAGACTCCTCTTCTGATCACTAAGTCCTAGTCCTCGGGCACTGGGTGTTTTCCTGGGGCCCAGATTGATCTTGGGGTTGTcggaaaggctttccctagcctttctcgaggtcctcttgcgattcgAGGTTCTGGCGATGATGTACCAAGATGTAGTCAGGTTTTAACCAAAACCTGGCGTGTCGCTGCTGGTTGTAACAGGCAGGTTGATGCCCAAACTCGTTCAAAAAGTCGAACAACACTTGTCCAAAGTTGAACTGTGGAGCTTCCAGTGTCTGAGATTAACTACCTttaacctcagacacaactTCCGGTCGTAGAAGGATTCGGAGTACACTCAAGGCACAAGAGTAGTATAAAAAGCACTTGTGCTCCAGAAACGGcattaacctcaaggtcatccaggtcaaccacaccaaacctcaaggtcatccaggtcaaccacacctaacctcaaggtcatccaggtcaaccacacctaacctcaaggtcatctatgCCAACCAAACCCAACCtaaaggtcatccaggtcaaccacacccaacctcaaggtcatccaggtcaaccacacccaacctcaaggtcatctaggccaaccaaacctaacctcaaggtcatccaggtcaaccacacctaacctcaaggtcatctaggtcaaccacacctaacctcaaggtcatctaggtcaaccaaacccaacctcaaggtcatctaggtcaaccaaacgTAACCTCAAGgtcagaagaaaaaaaaaaaaaacataaaatcgggaataaatgggaaaaaaggaaaaaaaaatcCCTAGGATCTTGAACTGGggctataaaaggagttgttctacaaggagtgggacattgtaTCTTATGCAGTCGTGCTgccagtacgtgtgtgtgatTTTCGTGTATTGGTTTTGGattactttcatctttatcaacatcaagagtaagtaccactgcattttatagttatatatatatttatattatattcctgatttgacaatgaaatttaaaagagttgaattttgaagtagtttgagactgtcaattaaattcgaaaatgacttaaattcaaaaaatgactagtttaattgtgaattaggttccaatacatagagtaaatgacatagtaaaaaatgactagtgtaattatgaattaggttccaatacatacaagttgagagtttaattgtgaattatgttctttgagttggtggttgtaattcaacctaacctaaaaaacgtataacAAGTCTTTGCCCTAGAATTAGGCTGTACCCACAATATGTCTGACATTGATAGTGTGTATATGGTTTTCAGACATGAGCGGCAATGGTTCTAATGATCAGGAGCACCCATCCCACCTCAggaagtagatcctagaccccattcacattcccccccCCAATACAGCTCCCGACCATCATCCCTAGAACATTTAATATAAACACCTACGAACCTCCATCCCCGACCCACCCACACATCTGACCCACGATCCTAGATATTGATACTGATTCACTGCCTTCATCCCCCACATCTGTTGATAGTGATgaaggtatatatatatatatatatatatatatatatatatatatatagagttgaatactgcataccatacttatacaatattgttttgcattgttccagatgagcaAAGCTGCACGATGTCAACAAACAGCAAACTCAGTGGACGAGTTGTTGTTCTGGAGGAGGCATTTAAATCCCGACTCAcgactctatactacaataatgcatacaaggatgagcctgccaaagatttccacacctttctgagcagtctgaaggataaaattgttcacatcatcagtcAGCAACTGCAGACACATGGAACAATGAAGTTCATTCtagtattggaggcaacatatttccgCAGCACCCTTGATAAGACTTTCTTCGAACAAGAAGAGTTTCAGAATGTCgccttcaaaactccaaactacaccatcttcagtatcatcaatcttccagacatcatcaaccaagcgtgcatgaccctactggatgaggagtcaaaattcgaaggaaattccagtggatggagtttGCTTATCATCAATGGATTGCTCATCAGGATTAGCAAACATACTTCCCTGCGTGGATCATCCTACATcagtcttccacctcttctatcAGCACGAAAGGCAATCATCAATCCTATAAACAGGGACCAGCAATGTTTCAAATGGGCTATCCTTGCCAAACATGTACAAGGCAGTAGTCCTGAACGAGTCAACAACCGATACCATCAATTGGAAGAGAGATACAACTTTTCAGGCATTGGATTTCCCACTACCATTAGTCAAATCGATATATTTGAGAAAGATAATCCAGAGGTATCAGTTAATATTTATGGTGTGGATGAGAAGAACGTTATATTTCCAAGAAGAGTTGGAAATGCAATGAAGGCAGATCACTttgatcttctcctcctctgtgagagtagggatgatgatgaaaacagcACCCTCAAGGATGacaatgaacataaattaaatagccactactgctacattaaaaattttgaaagacttGTGGGATCCTAACTCACAAAACatcaacataaaattatcatctgcagaCGATGTTTCACCCATTACACCCAGAACAGAGATGGAGAACGCAGGATGGCTGAGCATGAGGAGTATTGTGCTAGCAATAATACAGCAAGAATCATCATGCCACAGGTTGGAAAAGATGGTAAACCTCCAACCTTGAAGTTTGAGAAACATGTGCAAAAGTATAGAGTACCTATTGTAGCATACGCCGATTTTGAGTGCATCCTGGAGAAAACCTGATAGAGACAATGAACAATGGATTGGTAAAGCTACCAAAGTTATCCAGTATCATCGGGCAATGAGTTACTGCTTATACTTTGTGCGGGACCCATATTTGGAAGATTCCTGGCTGACAATCACTAACCTAATCCCTCATGAGCCGATTGTCTACAGGGGTCCTGATGCCGCCAAACATTTCATGAAGACCCTCACCATGTATGCAAAAGATTTAGATGAGGC encodes:
- the LOC120355628 gene encoding uncharacterized protein LOC120355628 codes for the protein CVRKPMTFKKEFPIKDQSNMKLINIDGGDNLVIGSKPTQTVAQPNSSYICTKFGYDQISYEKSNHKTVVKKAGIDDDSYFVLITRAVWLCKEDVVIEETSQLSHFVRVENDLISIKPIAAVEFYDGVFVSATRYVGQRYAVKIKEIKYLQSTSTDLNKYETAPMNVVQYDGLIAFEKALFPPYQPGLPRKLLHYDFKPVPKKYDGKCRYDIPKRGEAKDFNLHNNSGRAFAIGTQQKEELIFPPSDYSPCPKCFTINPGTPYHSLYRTEVIEIVDSGFEAIMNDEEFSKVFVIASRTVHVCYLPNSSVIWYPTLGWK